CACCAATGAACTATTCTATGTTTGGAGGACTGCTCAAAATGCCCATATTTTAATGAATGACTTGAGTTTTTCATTTATCCCAGGGTAATTAGTTTTAGACTCAAACCTATTGAGTaatcaataatcaaaaagtaACCctcaaaaggattttttttttttttggcctgttgCCTACATAATTGTTAACATTGATGAAATGAACTAATACCAACAAAGATGAGAGGTTAGGGAgtggagacagaagaggagaaaggaaagaaacaagaaaaattaccTCGAATTAACACTACCcttatttcttatatataaaacTAGACTTAAATAACTTCCTGTCTTGCATTTTAAGCTTttattgaattcttcatttcaCATTTAGAGAAAAGAGGGTGAAGCTGCTCTTCTTTCTTCTGAATCTTTTCAAGAACACTCTGAATGACCTGTCCCAAGAAAAAGGTCCTTCTTCCTTTTGCTGTCCTGGGTCAAACATACTTGacaacacacaaaacaaaagatGTTCATTATATCTGGGCTTCCCATCTCTGGAGTGCCGAGATACAGAGAAGAATCTGCATTTGCCTGTAGGCGACACTTGCCTGAAATGCAGAGATTTTTATTACTGGCCCTTTTCATAGTACTTGGATATTTGCATGTGAATTCAACAAATAATAATCTAACACAAATTAGCATTGTTCAGTTCtaatgcagaaagaaagaaagaaggggtgGTGGTGTTGTGAATCCATAGAGTTTTTTGGAAATTACCCTAATTTCCAGATGACTAGAAAAAATCTACATTAGCAAAAATTTATATATCTAAATGtctaaaaataggaaaatggtTAGAAGTTACAACTGGCAACTAGAAGTGATTTAgtcattaaaaaggaaattatgaaagctaagtatataatatattgtatataatatgtatatattatatataagtatattgcATATAtagtatactgtatatatatattatacaaaagTATATTGTAATAGTCTGTAATCTGTCAGACACATAGGGTTTACCACATTATGTTTACCACTTTGTAAAACTTACAAATTTAATGTACAAAAAATTGTTAGGAGTGAAAAGGCAACTAGATAACATGAAATCTTTACTCATTTGTgactatctttctgttattgtggAGAGTCTACATTTTGAGGCtcatttttttccacataaaTTCTCAATTTGTTGTGACATAGTATTTAGTAACTTTACTGTTGAATACACTCCTTCCCTGAAGTAGACAAATATTGGATAAAGTCTCTAATAGAGGGCATATAATgacttggaaaaagaaaaaaattaatcgaTGTATTAATTTAATTGATGTTAGTTTAATTGTAATTGCAGAACTATTGTGCACTTTTCTCAGtctctgattttttgtttgtttttcccttacagCAAAGTATCCAGAGATAAAATCCTTAATGAAACCTGATTCCAACTTGATATGGATTGTAATTTTGATGGTTCTCACTCAGTTTGTTGCATTTTACTTAGTAAAGGACTTGGACTGGAAATGGGTCCTATTTTGGGCATATGCCTTTGGCAGCTGCATTAATCATTCAATGACTCTGGCTATTCATGAAGTTTCCCACAATAGTGCTTTTGGCCAATGCAAACCTATGTGGAATCGCTGGTTTGGAATATTTGCTAATCTCCCTATTGGTGTTCCATATTCAGTTTCCTTTAAGAGGTATCACATGGATCATCATCGATACCTCGGAGGTGATGGTGTCGATGTGGATATTCCAACTGATTTTGAAGGCTGGTTCTTCTGTACCACTTTCAGAAAGTTTATATGGGTTATTCTTCAACCTCTCTTTTATGCTTTTCGACCTCTGTTCATCAACCCCAAACCAATTTCTTATCTGGAAATTATCAATACTGTGATCCAGATCACTTTTGATGTTGTGATTTACTACGTTTTGGGAATTAAATCTTTAGTCTACATGTTGGCAGCATCCTTACTTGGCCTAGGTTTGCACCCAATCTCCGGACATTTTATAGCTGAACATTACATGTTCTTAAAAGGACATGAAACTTACTCATACTACGGGCCTCTGAATTTACTCACCTTCAATGTGGGTTACCATAATGAACACCACGACTTCCCCAGCATTCCCGGAAAAAGCCTTCCCCTGGTAAGTAAAGGATTTGATACATATTCTAATTTCTGATGGTTATATGATCAAAATTACTCTTGACCTGCTCATTTAAATTGGAATCTAGTATATTTCGTCCATCTAGGCTGTTCATCAAAGAAAACAGCAAGAGTCCAAGTCCTGAGTTGGCCACAGCCTAACTTTACTCCTAAAGAGTTCACTGTCCTGGATCCCTAAGCCTAGCGGTAACACGTCTGGTTTAGAATGTTGGGGGGTCTGCAGAATTGGCTCACATGTAAAGTAATTCAGAAATAGAGAATGAATTCCCTCTGTGAAGGGAGGGAAAGTTCACATAACCTTTATCACTGTTAAACTGAATACACTTAGCTAAGCTTTGATTCGGTTTGTTGTGAAATACAGAGGTCCTACATAATTGCTCTGCAAAATAAGTGAACTTCAGTTTCCAGTAC
This genomic stretch from Kogia breviceps isolate mKogBre1 chromosome 1, mKogBre1 haplotype 1, whole genome shotgun sequence harbors:
- the DEGS1 gene encoding sphingolipid delta(4)-desaturase DES1 isoform X2; protein product: MGNRVSREDFEWVYTDQPHASRRQEILAKYPEIKSLMKPDSNLIWIVILMVLTQFVAFYLVKDLDWKWVLFWAYAFGSCINHSMTLAIHEVSHNSAFGQCKPMWNRWFGIFANLPIGVPYSVSFKRYHMDHHRYLGGDGVDVDIPTDFEGWFFCTTFRKFIWVILQPLFYAFRPLFINPKPISYLEIINTVIQITFDVVIYYVLGIKSLVYMLAASLLGLGLHPISGHFIAEHYMFLKGHETYSYYGPLNLLTFNVGYHNEHHDFPSIPGKSLPLL
- the DEGS1 gene encoding sphingolipid delta(4)-desaturase DES1 isoform X1, translating into MGNRVSREDFEWVYTDQPHASRRQEILAKYPEIKSLMKPDSNLIWIVILMVLTQFVAFYLVKDLDWKWVLFWAYAFGSCINHSMTLAIHEVSHNSAFGQCKPMWNRWFGIFANLPIGVPYSVSFKRYHMDHHRYLGGDGVDVDIPTDFEGWFFCTTFRKFIWVILQPLFYAFRPLFINPKPISYLEIINTVIQITFDVVIYYVLGIKSLVYMLAASLLGLGLHPISGHFIAEHYMFLKGHETYSYYGPLNLLTFNVGYHNEHHDFPSIPGKSLPLVRKIAAEYYESLPHYNSWIKVLYDFVMDDTISPYSRVKRHQKGSVVLE